In a genomic window of Sulfurisphaera tokodaii str. 7:
- a CDS encoding glycoside hydrolase family 15 protein, protein MVRYVIIGNGSLTLLADSKLNYRELYYPLPIDNHLHESKIGLWVDGKFSWFSDLPIKLNYEEDTLSVTASAEFNGVKVKVKDAVDMAYDILVREISLTTNKETRVFFHWDFHINGNDIGDTALYDPFTSSIIHYKRDKWFMFKCDIPFYQFATGYKETGGYLGTWKDAEDGELSGNPIAQGSVDSVTSIRVSSNTVFYCWLVCGRNYNELFQKNNYVLRKSSRELLRRTENYWKAWLVKARDYDSLVRRSLLIIAAHWQNNGALPAALDTDIMRFNKDTYNYVWHRDAAFASIALTLYGYQDPIRNLFNFTKPLIFNGFLFQKYTCDGNWGSTWHPWNPRSIPIQEDETALMLYALWVHFSRFTDIDFVRPLYAPFVKKIAEFLVSYRDEETGLPLPSYDLWEERLGTHFFTSLAVYAGLMSAYKFAEFFGDENLKDKYLTAANEVKKGLERFYVGDHFARTIYEDNSIDKTVDASTLFASILGPFDPKDPRVISNRKVVEEKLNINGGIARYENDWYLKQDEKSNAWFITTLWLAQQYILEGNKEKAKKYIDWVISHMLPTGIIPEQVSPKNTYPSVAPLVWSHAEFVKTIYYFKQLG, encoded by the coding sequence ATGGTTAGATATGTTATAATAGGCAATGGCTCACTTACATTATTAGCCGATTCTAAATTAAATTATAGAGAATTATATTATCCACTCCCTATAGATAATCATCTTCATGAAAGTAAAATTGGTCTATGGGTAGATGGAAAATTCTCATGGTTTTCTGATTTACCAATAAAATTAAATTATGAAGAAGATACTCTTTCTGTTACGGCATCAGCTGAATTTAACGGAGTAAAAGTCAAGGTAAAAGATGCCGTAGATATGGCTTATGATATTTTAGTTAGAGAAATTAGCTTAACTACTAATAAGGAGACCAGAGTATTTTTCCATTGGGATTTTCATATAAATGGAAATGATATAGGTGATACAGCCTTATATGACCCATTCACATCTTCTATTATCCATTACAAAAGAGATAAATGGTTCATGTTTAAGTGTGATATTCCATTCTATCAATTTGCTACTGGCTATAAGGAAACTGGAGGATATTTAGGTACATGGAAAGATGCAGAAGATGGAGAACTTTCCGGAAATCCAATAGCACAAGGATCAGTGGATTCGGTTACAAGTATAAGAGTATCTTCAAATACAGTATTCTATTGCTGGCTAGTATGTGGTAGGAATTATAATGAATTGTTCCAAAAGAATAACTATGTTTTGAGAAAAAGTTCTAGAGAATTATTGAGAAGGACAGAAAATTACTGGAAGGCATGGTTAGTTAAAGCCAGAGATTATGATAGTTTAGTCAGACGAAGTTTACTAATTATTGCAGCTCACTGGCAAAATAATGGCGCACTTCCAGCAGCCTTAGACACTGACATTATGAGATTTAACAAAGATACATACAATTATGTTTGGCATAGAGATGCAGCTTTCGCATCGATAGCGTTAACACTTTATGGCTATCAAGATCCTATAAGAAATCTTTTTAATTTTACTAAACCCTTAATTTTTAATGGTTTTCTCTTTCAGAAGTATACTTGCGATGGCAATTGGGGTTCTACCTGGCATCCGTGGAATCCAAGAAGCATACCAATACAAGAAGACGAAACAGCATTAATGCTTTATGCCTTATGGGTTCATTTTAGTAGATTTACTGATATAGATTTTGTAAGACCGCTTTATGCTCCCTTCGTAAAGAAAATTGCTGAATTCTTAGTCTCTTATAGAGATGAAGAAACCGGTTTACCTTTACCCTCATATGATTTATGGGAAGAAAGGCTTGGTACACACTTCTTTACTTCTTTAGCAGTATATGCTGGATTAATGTCGGCTTATAAGTTTGCTGAATTTTTTGGTGATGAAAACTTAAAGGACAAATACCTCACAGCTGCTAATGAAGTGAAAAAAGGATTAGAAAGATTTTATGTTGGTGATCATTTTGCTAGGACTATTTATGAAGATAATAGTATTGACAAAACTGTAGATGCTAGTACATTATTTGCCTCAATTTTAGGACCTTTTGACCCTAAAGACCCAAGGGTTATAAGCAATAGGAAAGTTGTAGAGGAGAAACTTAATATAAATGGCGGAATTGCCAGATATGAAAATGATTGGTATTTAAAACAAGACGAAAAATCTAACGCTTGGTTTATTACGACACTATGGTTAGCTCAGCAATACATTCTTGAAGGCAATAAAGAAAAAGCTAAAAAATATATAGATTGGGTTATATCACATATGCTACCAACGGGTATCATTCCAGAACAAGTAAGTCCTAAAAATACATATCCATCAGTTGCCCCATTAGTTTGGAGTCATGCAGAATTCGTTAAAACCATTTATTATTTTAAGCAGTTAGGATAA